The following DNA comes from Cytophagales bacterium.
GCTCCTGGCTGGGGTGATGCCGAAAGTGAAGAATATTTCAGTTACGCATTCGTGTGGTTTCTTGATGATCCCAATGACCTCACCATTGAAGATCTGGAGTACTTTCTAATCGCCTATTTTGATGGCATCATGGGAATGGTAGGTGGATTTGAAGAAGTCGGGACCTTTACTTCTCTGCAGCAGAATGGCGATTTCTATAAAGGTGAACTCAATACCCTTGATGGCTTCTTTACCAAAAGCGAATTGATCCTGAATTTCACCATCGAAAGGCTAGAGGAAGGCAAGGTTTGGTTTTTCCGGCTTTCACCACAACCCATGGATCATGCCATCTGGGAACAACTCAACGATGAAATCAGATTAGTAGACTGACAGTCAGTTACTGAAGAAACTACTTACTGTCAATAATCAATCATACTTTCCTAGGTCCGGGAAAGAACCTATTGGTCTGCTTTTGGTAATCCGCATAGCCTGGTCGTTTCTTCAAGGAATAATATTCGGAGGGCACAGCTCCTGTGTAGTAAACCAATGTCAGGTACATGAGGCGGGCAATAAATACAAGTCCAGCAATCAGAAATCCCCAAATCCAAGAAGATTCCTGTCCATAAAAATAAATCGCAGAAGGTATGGAAGCGATGATCAAGCCATTCCAAACCATCCATTCACCAAAATAGTTGGGGTGGCGGCTGTATTTCCACAGGCCTACGTTACATGGGGCTTTGGCATCACCTGATTTTTTAGCCACTCTTGCAAACTTGCTTTTCTGAAGATCAGCCACATGCTCGAAGAGCATAAATGCCAACCAGAGTAAATATCCTAACAACTCAATCGGAGAAAGTTCTGCCGTTGGATTTTGCGACTGAAAAAATGCCGGAAGCGCCAGAAAAGTAATGTTGGCAAAACACTGTACAAGTATCTCATATTGCAAGGAAACACCGTCGTTGGTAAATCCTCTCTTTGCCCATCTCTTGCGCTGAAACTGGTATCTATTCAATTCTTTATTCAGATGACCCTTGCGCCACATGATCACTGCAAACACACCCATTCGCAATCCTGCAACCATGTACATCACTCCTACAATGATCTTTCTCCATAGTACACCATCCCCCAGGAATATCGCCACTAAGCCTATACAAACCAACCCCCAGGGCCATCCGATATCCACATAAGACATGCGCTTTGTCTTGTAAGCAGGGATACAAACGACCAACAGAAATAAGACCAATTGAACAGCCGCATTGAAAGAGGCGATCTGATGAAAAGTATTACTCATCAGCAGAACAGCAAAACATACAAAATACGGGAGATAGCCGATCAGGCGGAATAGATATTTATTCATTTTTGGGATAATGAAGGTCTACTAAAAAGAAGTCACTTGCCTAAGCTATCGCACAAGATAAGGGAAATATTTAGTGGGTGATATCGTGGTGTGGTTCACTAAGCGCATTGCAAATGCCTAAAAGTTGCGATACGCAATGCAATTGCGATCGAACTAAATGAAGGTATTCAAGCCCACTTCTAAGAGAATCTTGACTTGAGCTTCTCCAAAAAAGTAAGGTCTTCTGAGTCCCTTGCTTTTGACCTGTCCTTAATAGCAGCCTTTTTCAATAAAATAAGATCATCTACACTAATTACGCGAATATCTAAATCATCGACATTCTTAAATGATGCTCTTTCATATGCATACCTAAACTCGAGAACATCCAATTTCTTTAATATCTCAATTCTCAATGGAGGCTGACCAATGCCAATCATTCTTGGAATCAAAAACATTTCATGATTTAAATCCTTTTCTGGAATTCCATATGAAACGCATGCAGCATTCATACGCTCCGCGTTCTTCTCATTTGCATTGATGAAGATATCCAGGTCTCCTGTGCCTCTATGATGCCCATAAGCACCCATCGCGTAGCCGCCAATCAACAGATACTCGACCTCATACTGGTTCAAAGCAACAATAAAATCTCTAAAGTGATCTGGAAAACGATTATTCGGAGCTATGCTCATTGCTCTTCCTCTATGAAATAAATGGTTCGTTCAACCGGATGAGTCTTCAAATCAATGCCTTGCATCGCTAATTGCGCAGATAAAACCTGGCAATAGCGAATGAGGTTTTCCTCCATGGTGGAATTGAAGGCCAATTCAACTTCACGATTAAGTGCTTCCTCTTCTGATTCAATATATCCTATGGTTCTGGTCGGATCAGTCATTAATGACAAATTTCTAGTCAAGTATATAACGAAAACGCTTAAAATTTAGCTTATCAATTTAATGCTAAGCCATGAAAATCAAAGTATGGTTTAAAAGAAATCATTTGTTCTCTTTTGTAGAATAGATATTTGTTCTACATTTACGAAAAAACTAACATGAAAGGCTCACATCTAGGAGAATTTGAAGAACTGGTCATGCTTATTGTCGGGTTCCTTTTTCCTGATGCCTATGGCCTGGCGGTCAAAAATGAATTGATCGAGCAATCGGGGCGTAAGATCGCTATCGGAGCCGTGCATGCTGCCCTTAACCGCCTGGAGGAAAAGGGGTTCTTGATCTCAAAACTTGCTGATGGGACCAAAAAGCGCGGTGGTCGTAGGAAGAAGCTTTATGAAATCACTGCTACAGGCAAAAAGGCCCTGGAAACCAGCCGTGACCTCCGAAATAGCATTTGGGACAAAATCCCTGAATTAGCCTGGAAACAACTATGAAAAAGCAAGCAAACAACCGCCCTCCTCAACTTGCGGATCGCATGCTTGCCTGGTTTTGCAAAGAGGAATGGCTGGAACCGATCAAAGGCGATTTATATGAACAATTTTTAGAAGACCTGGAGACCAATTCCCCCCGAATTGCCAAAAGAAAATACTGGATAAATGCCTTCCTCTTT
Coding sequences within:
- a CDS encoding nucleotidyl transferase AbiEii/AbiGii toxin family protein encodes the protein MSIAPNNRFPDHFRDFIVALNQYEVEYLLIGGYAMGAYGHHRGTGDLDIFINANEKNAERMNAACVSYGIPEKDLNHEMFLIPRMIGIGQPPLRIEILKKLDVLEFRYAYERASFKNVDDLDIRVISVDDLILLKKAAIKDRSKARDSEDLTFLEKLKSRFS
- a CDS encoding helix-turn-helix transcriptional regulator, which produces MKGSHLGEFEELVMLIVGFLFPDAYGLAVKNELIEQSGRKIAIGAVHAALNRLEEKGFLISKLADGTKKRGGRRKKLYEITATGKKALETSRDLRNSIWDKIPELAWKQL
- a CDS encoding DUF1295 domain-containing protein; this encodes MNKYLFRLIGYLPYFVCFAVLLMSNTFHQIASFNAAVQLVLFLLVVCIPAYKTKRMSYVDIGWPWGLVCIGLVAIFLGDGVLWRKIIVGVMYMVAGLRMGVFAVIMWRKGHLNKELNRYQFQRKRWAKRGFTNDGVSLQYEILVQCFANITFLALPAFFQSQNPTAELSPIELLGYLLWLAFMLFEHVADLQKSKFARVAKKSGDAKAPCNVGLWKYSRHPNYFGEWMVWNGLIIASIPSAIYFYGQESSWIWGFLIAGLVFIARLMYLTLVYYTGAVPSEYYSLKKRPGYADYQKQTNRFFPGPRKV